The following are encoded in a window of Solidesulfovibrio magneticus RS-1 genomic DNA:
- a CDS encoding bifunctional diguanylate cyclase/phosphodiesterase — protein MLRTFMQFSPRFEQRFIPEGAAAPVAQAPQLLRGKRRTQVAGHMGLGGALGVILLEIQDFSLLRRLVRPEVAEALGEALEREVRAVAVARLSALPVCLVERLDPGRALLVVGGNGAALDALERTTAGLRLEVRGRLRAEAMRLTGQEMELRGGAALVLGGGVAGLDMALASALAEASRLARSEAGKCASPMQREFREILELGRVRAVYQPIVNLRSGTVFAWEALARGPADSVFASPAMLFDFAEESASVFALEKACREAAIGGFSARQEGARLFCNIHPRTMLDPAFTPGETRKLLDKYGMEPRDVVLEITERHSVKDFNLFHRTLAHYRDAGYGVAVDDVGTGYSGLASIAEIKPDFMKIDMSLVRGIDANPVKRALLETMLAFAEKIGCRIVAEGIETESELACLIRLGAHFGQGYFLGRPATPPATPAEDVRLAIVSGSNQAVDGLKCASPISDLAERPNQVPHDAQVGEVKRFFDADEAAQAVVVVRDGRPEGLIMSHHLDRLLSSQYGLALFSRRDVSRIMDPQCLAVEWDTPVEVAAQAAMARDRDKLYDPILVTCRGRLSGIVSVQKILDALACVQVEMAKGANPLTGLPGNVAIEREIARRAVVGTPACLVYVDLDNFKVFNDVYGFQNGDKAILMTARILAEALASKGGEDDFLGHVGGDDFVLLCSCDTVEPVCRAAIDAFAAASPALYGPEDRERGYIEGQGRDGRLGRFGLLTVSMGVIDCAFAVAVTMDELGQRAAAVKKFAKSRQGNSLVRDRRNPLGLPGDPSERRVGGEGVGEKEERMPPAAGGLRPPAPPNGDSI, from the coding sequence ATGCTCAGGACGTTTATGCAGTTTTCGCCGCGCTTCGAACAGCGTTTCATCCCCGAGGGGGCGGCCGCTCCCGTTGCCCAGGCCCCGCAACTGCTGCGGGGCAAACGCCGGACCCAGGTGGCCGGCCATATGGGCCTTGGCGGAGCCCTCGGGGTCATTCTGCTTGAAATACAGGATTTTTCACTCTTGCGACGACTCGTGCGCCCGGAGGTGGCCGAGGCCTTGGGCGAAGCCCTGGAGCGCGAAGTGCGGGCCGTGGCCGTGGCCCGATTGTCGGCGCTGCCGGTCTGTCTGGTCGAACGCCTGGACCCCGGCCGGGCGCTCCTCGTGGTCGGCGGCAACGGGGCGGCGCTGGACGCCCTGGAGCGTACCACGGCGGGACTGCGCCTGGAGGTTCGGGGCAGGCTTCGGGCCGAGGCCATGCGCTTGACCGGCCAGGAGATGGAGCTGCGCGGCGGTGCGGCCCTGGTGCTTGGCGGCGGCGTGGCCGGCCTGGACATGGCCCTGGCCTCGGCCCTGGCCGAGGCCTCCCGGCTGGCCCGTAGCGAGGCCGGCAAATGCGCCTCGCCCATGCAGCGCGAGTTCCGCGAGATCCTCGAACTCGGCCGGGTCCGGGCGGTCTACCAGCCCATCGTCAATCTGCGAAGCGGCACGGTGTTCGCCTGGGAGGCCCTGGCCCGGGGGCCGGCCGACAGCGTCTTTGCCTCGCCGGCCATGCTGTTCGATTTCGCCGAGGAATCCGCCTCGGTGTTCGCCCTGGAAAAGGCCTGTCGCGAGGCGGCCATCGGCGGGTTTTCGGCCCGCCAGGAAGGGGCCAGGCTTTTTTGCAACATCCATCCCCGCACCATGCTCGACCCGGCCTTCACCCCGGGCGAGACCCGAAAGCTCCTGGACAAGTACGGCATGGAGCCGCGCGACGTGGTGCTGGAGATCACCGAACGCCACAGCGTCAAGGACTTCAACCTCTTCCACCGCACCCTGGCCCATTACCGCGACGCCGGCTACGGCGTGGCCGTGGACGATGTGGGCACCGGCTATTCCGGCCTGGCCTCCATCGCCGAGATCAAGCCCGATTTCATGAAGATCGACATGTCCCTGGTGCGCGGCATCGACGCCAACCCGGTCAAGCGGGCGCTTTTGGAAACCATGCTGGCCTTTGCCGAGAAAATCGGCTGCCGCATCGTGGCCGAGGGCATCGAGACCGAATCCGAGCTGGCCTGCCTCATCCGCCTGGGCGCGCATTTCGGCCAGGGCTATTTCCTCGGCCGGCCGGCCACGCCTCCGGCCACGCCGGCCGAGGATGTGCGCCTGGCCATCGTGTCCGGCTCCAACCAGGCCGTGGACGGCCTCAAGTGCGCCTCGCCCATAAGCGATCTGGCCGAACGGCCGAACCAGGTTCCCCACGACGCCCAGGTCGGCGAGGTCAAACGCTTTTTCGACGCCGATGAAGCGGCCCAGGCCGTGGTGGTGGTGCGCGACGGCCGCCCCGAGGGCCTCATCATGAGCCACCACCTCGACCGACTGTTGAGTTCCCAGTATGGGCTGGCCCTGTTTTCCCGCCGCGACGTCAGCCGCATCATGGACCCCCAATGCCTGGCCGTGGAATGGGACACCCCCGTGGAAGTGGCCGCCCAGGCGGCCATGGCCCGGGACCGCGACAAGCTCTATGACCCCATCCTGGTCACCTGCCGGGGCCGGCTCTCGGGCATCGTGTCGGTGCAAAAAATCCTCGACGCCCTGGCTTGCGTCCAGGTCGAAATGGCCAAGGGGGCCAATCCGCTGACCGGGCTGCCCGGCAACGTGGCCATCGAGCGTGAGATCGCCCGGCGCGCCGTGGTCGGCACGCCCGCCTGCCTGGTCTACGTCGATCTGGACAACTTCAAGGTCTTCAACGACGTCTACGGCTTCCAGAACGGCGACAAGGCCATCCTCATGACCGCCCGTATCCTGGCCGAAGCCCTGGCCTCCAAGGGCGGCGAGGACGATTTTCTGGGCCACGTCGGGGGCGACGACTTCGTGCTCTTGTGCTCCTGCGACACCGTGGAGCCGGTCTGCCGGGCGGCCATCGACGCCTTCGCCGCCGCTTCGCCGGCCCTCTACGGTCCCGAGGACCGGGAGCGCGGCTACATCGAAGGCCAGGGCCGAGACGGCCGATTGGGACGCTTTGGCCTGCTCACCGTCTCCATGGGCGTCATCGACTGCGCTTTTGCCGTGGCCGTCACCATGGACGAGCTCGGCCAGCGCGCGGCTGCCGTCAAGAAATTCGCCAAATCGCGTCAGGGCAACTCCCTGGTGCGTGACCGCCGCAACCCCCTGGGCCTGCCCGGCGACCCCAGCGAACGGCGTGTGGGTGGAGAGGGAGTGGGGGAGAAGGAGGAGAGGATGCCTCCGGCGGCTGGGGGCCTGAGGCCCCCAGCCCCCCCGAATGGAGATAGTATTTAA
- a CDS encoding glycosyltransferase: MALATIVIPTFNQAAYLPACVDRCLFQTHEALELIIVDGGSDDGTKDFLDALPGRIGGAYAEPVVCMDASGNVVRERVLTYPQNRRVEIVRFEHDIGPTRTYNEGLARARGEYCTYVPGDDLPYPHMIEELAGALERTGADFAYADQDVVEDDGRVYRRMTFPEFDFKACLADWYHLGVCRLYRTRLHETVGLMDEAFGSANDYDHYLRFAMAGARFVHVPRVLYGVRRHGPARPTGQHTPSRYANLLAESCRLAQRARDFLDCQGADRP; this comes from the coding sequence ATGGCCCTGGCAACCATCGTCATTCCGACTTTCAATCAGGCCGCCTATCTGCCGGCCTGCGTGGACCGCTGCCTGTTCCAGACCCATGAGGCGCTGGAGCTTATTATAGTCGACGGCGGCTCGGACGACGGCACCAAGGATTTTCTCGACGCCCTGCCCGGTCGCATCGGCGGCGCATATGCCGAGCCGGTGGTCTGCATGGACGCCAGCGGCAACGTCGTGCGCGAGCGCGTGCTGACCTATCCCCAAAACCGGCGGGTGGAGATCGTGCGCTTCGAGCACGACATCGGCCCGACGCGTACCTACAACGAGGGGCTGGCCCGGGCGCGAGGGGAATACTGCACCTATGTGCCGGGCGACGATCTGCCCTATCCGCACATGATCGAGGAGCTGGCCGGGGCTCTGGAGCGCACGGGCGCGGACTTCGCCTACGCCGACCAGGATGTGGTGGAGGACGACGGCCGGGTGTACCGCCGCATGACCTTCCCGGAATTCGACTTCAAGGCCTGCCTGGCCGACTGGTACCACCTGGGCGTGTGCAGGCTCTACCGCACCCGTCTCCATGAGACGGTGGGGCTCATGGACGAAGCGTTTGGCAGCGCCAACGACTACGACCATTACTTGCGCTTCGCCATGGCCGGGGCGCGGTTCGTCCATGTGCCGCGCGTGCTCTACGGCGTGCGCCGCCACGGGCCGGCGCGGCCCACGGGGCAGCACACGCCCTCGCGTTACGCCAATCTTCTGGCCGAGTCCTGCCGGCTGGCCCAGCGGGCCAGGGATTTCCTGGACTGCCAGGGCGCGGACCGGCCATGA
- a CDS encoding N-acetylneuraminate synthase family protein, whose amino-acid sequence MPTAPIIRLRSGHAVGPGCPALLVAEIGNNHQGSLETARRMVRAAAASGADAVKFQKRDMGALFTRAGLDAPYGGPNSFGDTYGRHRAALELPGQALAELKALAESLGLTFFASAWDAPSLRLLTDLGVELLKIPSADLVNLPLLRQAGATGLPVVISTGMSQLADIDAAVATLKQTTDRIIILHCNSTYPCPDEQVGLPVMDLLRRRYGLPVGYSGHEQGLGPTVAATAFAPVIIERHFTLDRELPGTDHKASLTPDAFAAMAAMVRQAEAAMRVTRKQVFAGEAAAAAKLRKSLVYARDLPAGHVLGPEDVACKCPGDGLSPVAYDLVVGGRLLAKVRQDEAVRFDVLALPERPKPEDDAQTAKAISGF is encoded by the coding sequence ATGCCCACCGCCCCGATCATCCGCCTGCGCAGCGGCCATGCCGTCGGCCCGGGTTGCCCGGCCCTGCTCGTTGCCGAAATCGGCAACAACCACCAAGGCAGCCTGGAGACCGCCCGGCGCATGGTGCGCGCCGCCGCCGCAAGCGGCGCCGACGCCGTCAAATTTCAAAAGCGCGACATGGGGGCGCTTTTCACCCGGGCCGGCCTGGACGCGCCCTACGGCGGCCCCAACAGCTTCGGCGACACCTACGGCCGCCACCGAGCCGCCCTGGAATTGCCGGGCCAGGCCCTAGCCGAACTCAAGGCCCTGGCCGAATCCCTGGGCCTGACCTTTTTCGCCTCGGCCTGGGACGCCCCGAGCCTGCGCCTTTTGACCGACCTTGGCGTGGAACTGCTGAAAATCCCCTCGGCCGATCTGGTCAACCTGCCGCTGTTGCGCCAGGCCGGCGCAACCGGCCTGCCGGTGGTCATCTCCACCGGCATGAGCCAGCTTGCCGACATCGACGCCGCCGTGGCCACGCTCAAGCAAACCACCGACCGCATCATCATCCTGCACTGCAACAGTACCTACCCCTGCCCGGACGAGCAGGTGGGGCTGCCGGTGATGGATCTGCTGCGCCGCCGCTACGGGCTGCCGGTGGGCTATTCCGGCCACGAGCAGGGCCTTGGCCCCACCGTCGCCGCGACGGCCTTTGCTCCGGTCATCATTGAGCGGCATTTCACCCTGGACCGCGAGCTGCCCGGCACGGACCACAAGGCCTCGCTCACGCCCGACGCCTTTGCCGCCATGGCCGCCATGGTGCGCCAGGCCGAGGCGGCCATGCGGGTTACGCGCAAGCAGGTGTTTGCCGGCGAAGCGGCGGCGGCGGCCAAGCTGCGCAAGTCCCTGGTCTACGCCCGGGATCTGCCGGCCGGCCATGTGCTGGGCCCCGAGGACGTGGCCTGCAAGTGTCCGGGCGACGGGCTGTCGCCGGTGGCCTACGATCTGGTGGTCGGCGGGCGGCTTCTCGCCAAGGTCCGCCAGGACGAGGCTGTGCGGTTCGACGTCCTGGCCCTGCCCGAGCGGCCCAAGCCCGAAGACGATGCCCAAACGGCCAAAGCCATTTCCGGTTTCTAG
- a CDS encoding ABC transporter ATP-binding protein, with protein MTQPMIEIRGLTKAFQGQPVLRGVDMVVPEGMVTAVIGKSGEGKSVLLKHIIGLMAQDSGDILFQGQPLSAMSRDERRAFRRRCSYMFQNMALFDSMTVSQNIALPLRETLRLSEAEADARVGAMAERLELTGILHKYPSQISGGMQKRVALARALVTEPGVVLFDEPTTGLDPIRKASVLALIDQSRRQFGFTAVLVSHDIPDVFGIAGHVAMLDAGRILWQGLPQDISDCDDPAVQRFLAGEPEPDSDEGDGRD; from the coding sequence ATGACCCAGCCCATGATCGAGATACGCGGCCTCACCAAGGCCTTCCAGGGACAGCCGGTGCTGCGCGGCGTGGACATGGTCGTGCCCGAGGGCATGGTCACGGCTGTTATCGGCAAGTCCGGCGAGGGCAAGAGCGTTTTGCTCAAGCACATCATTGGGCTTATGGCCCAGGACTCCGGCGACATCCTGTTTCAGGGCCAGCCGCTGTCGGCCATGAGCCGCGACGAGCGCCGGGCCTTTCGCCGCCGGTGCAGTTATATGTTTCAAAACATGGCGCTTTTTGACTCCATGACGGTGTCGCAAAATATCGCCCTACCTCTGCGCGAGACCCTGCGCCTGAGCGAGGCCGAGGCGGATGCCCGGGTGGGGGCCATGGCCGAGCGCCTGGAACTGACGGGCATCCTGCACAAATACCCGTCCCAGATATCCGGCGGCATGCAAAAGCGCGTCGCCCTGGCCCGGGCCTTGGTTACGGAGCCGGGGGTGGTGCTTTTCGACGAGCCGACCACCGGCCTTGATCCCATCCGCAAGGCCTCGGTGTTGGCGCTTATCGACCAGTCGCGCCGCCAATTCGGCTTCACGGCGGTCTTGGTCAGCCACGACATCCCCGACGTCTTCGGCATCGCCGGCCACGTGGCCATGCTCGACGCCGGCCGCATCCTCTGGCAGGGGTTGCCCCAGGACATCAGCGACTGCGACGATCCGGCCGTGCAGCGCTTTTTGGCCGGCGAACCCGAGCCGGACAGCGACGAGGGCGACGGCCGGGACTAG
- a CDS encoding acetolactate decarboxylase has product MPRGFSGRVLACVLCLLFGLAGQLPAATLHQTGTIEALSAGDYAGQIAMPALAGQGDFGLGTFDALNGEMVVLDGVVYQITVDGVVHKAKPGQTAPFAQVARFGGSIDLGRVDGLDLPGLTAALAARLPDPSKMCAVRVDGRFGELTVRSVPAQAKPWPPLAEAISRQATFPLADEQGTLVGFYTPSGLPALSPPGWHFHYLSNDKRRGGHVLSLKVDAAKARGEAVTAMDIRLPPGPLPRANVAKPAAGTE; this is encoded by the coding sequence ATGCCGCGAGGGTTTTCGGGACGGGTTCTCGCCTGTGTCCTCTGTTTGCTTTTCGGCTTGGCGGGCCAGCTTCCGGCCGCCACGCTGCACCAGACCGGAACCATTGAGGCGCTCTCGGCCGGCGACTATGCCGGCCAGATCGCCATGCCGGCCCTGGCCGGGCAGGGCGATTTCGGCCTGGGCACCTTTGACGCCCTAAACGGCGAGATGGTGGTGCTCGACGGCGTGGTGTACCAAATTACTGTTGACGGCGTGGTGCACAAGGCCAAGCCGGGCCAGACCGCGCCCTTTGCCCAAGTGGCGCGTTTTGGCGGGAGCATTGATCTCGGCCGGGTGGATGGCCTGGATCTGCCGGGCCTGACCGCTGCCCTGGCCGCCCGGCTGCCCGATCCCTCCAAGATGTGCGCCGTGCGTGTGGACGGCCGCTTCGGCGAGCTGACCGTGCGCAGCGTTCCGGCCCAGGCCAAGCCCTGGCCGCCCCTGGCCGAGGCGATCAGCCGGCAGGCCACGTTCCCCCTGGCCGACGAGCAGGGGACCCTGGTCGGCTTTTACACGCCGTCGGGCTTGCCGGCCTTGTCCCCGCCGGGCTGGCATTTCCACTATTTGAGCAACGACAAGCGGCGCGGCGGCCATGTGCTGTCCCTCAAAGTGGACGCGGCCAAGGCCCGGGGCGAGGCCGTGACCGCCATGGACATTCGGTTGCCGCCTGGGCCGCTGCCCCGCGCGAATGTCGCCAAACCCGCTGCCGGGACGGAATAG
- a CDS encoding O-antigen ligase family protein, whose amino-acid sequence MSEALIQFLAGTLRAGGLALAAGHGLLSAAVLVGLGRPAQAFVALVAVWGLSLAVSRRGLSMGLFLLGATLFLFGWQAYVYPSAAFGLILDMAALALGWRNLGQAEAESQAGAGPCGACLGALAVLALGSTLLLPWDRLAAQLAFFGPTAFFAAVAFSPADAPAYVLGAAARLAVFAVFVRELARNPWPGRFETLASGILAGLVVSIVYGLALHFRGDHYLLHYRFTSVFANPGWYAEYLAVAAPFALIALARPSKLSRCFGAACLALVAGSLVLTLARAGWIAGGLTFAAAVWLYFQGGPMLRLRRPWGHLPALAVGGALVVGVSFWASGKELAAVSRPINALLKERVGNFTDSPRPTLFRSGLLIAAESPVFGLGYESYARHYPVLLATPAAWLGRYGDKNAEVFETSHNMYIQIVSGLGLAGLALWLVMAGRAGLLLWRAVRDTASSLDLALLLSLVAFHVYAFFQEMFYVPAVLFLLAPPLARAMALEGRTRPGRLARLAGGMAWVLALAGLVAYAADFGLSRTRERLSLAQWRAGEVVYEGFYPPERMDGREMRWSAGNAAVLVAPGEVELTLFSPVPQDVLLVSDAGPLDKLRLGGEPATRRYRLPDAGDGRARTIFVMPETAFVPMAQNGAPDPRLLAVAVAVRAGQEAREVPPTPSGAGGREVERGDEP is encoded by the coding sequence ATGAGCGAGGCCCTGATCCAGTTTCTTGCCGGCACGCTGCGGGCCGGCGGACTGGCCCTGGCCGCCGGCCATGGCCTGCTTTCGGCGGCCGTGCTGGTTGGGCTTGGGCGGCCGGCCCAGGCCTTCGTGGCCCTGGTCGCGGTCTGGGGCCTGTCCCTGGCCGTGTCGCGCCGGGGGCTGTCCATGGGCCTTTTTCTGCTGGGAGCCACACTTTTTCTCTTCGGCTGGCAGGCCTACGTCTATCCTTCGGCCGCCTTCGGCCTGATCCTGGACATGGCCGCCCTGGCCCTGGGCTGGCGCAATCTCGGCCAAGCCGAGGCCGAGTCCCAAGCCGGCGCCGGCCCGTGCGGCGCGTGTCTCGGCGCGCTGGCCGTTTTGGCCCTGGGGTCCACGCTCCTTTTGCCCTGGGACCGTCTGGCCGCCCAGCTGGCCTTTTTCGGGCCCACCGCCTTTTTCGCCGCCGTGGCCTTTTCCCCGGCCGACGCCCCGGCTTACGTCCTGGGCGCGGCGGCGCGGCTGGCCGTATTTGCCGTGTTTGTCCGCGAGCTGGCTCGAAACCCCTGGCCCGGGCGCTTCGAGACCCTGGCCTCGGGCATCCTGGCCGGTCTTGTCGTCTCCATCGTCTACGGCCTGGCCCTGCATTTTCGCGGCGACCACTATCTGCTCCATTACCGCTTCACCTCGGTCTTCGCCAATCCGGGCTGGTACGCCGAATACCTGGCCGTGGCCGCGCCTTTCGCCCTTATCGCCCTGGCGCGCCCCTCCAAGCTGTCCCGGTGTTTCGGCGCGGCCTGCCTGGCCCTTGTGGCCGGTTCCCTGGTCCTGACCCTGGCCCGGGCCGGCTGGATCGCCGGCGGCCTGACCTTCGCCGCCGCCGTATGGCTGTATTTCCAGGGCGGGCCCATGCTGCGCCTGCGCCGGCCCTGGGGGCATCTGCCGGCCCTGGCCGTTGGCGGGGCGTTGGTGGTCGGGGTGTCGTTTTGGGCCTCGGGCAAGGAGTTGGCCGCCGTCAGCCGGCCGATAAACGCCCTGCTGAAAGAGCGGGTGGGCAATTTTACGGATTCGCCCCGGCCGACGCTGTTCCGTTCGGGCCTGCTCATCGCCGCCGAAAGCCCGGTCTTTGGCCTGGGCTACGAAAGCTACGCCCGGCATTATCCGGTGCTCCTGGCCACGCCGGCCGCCTGGCTTGGCCGCTACGGCGACAAGAACGCCGAGGTCTTCGAGACTTCGCACAACATGTACATCCAGATCGTCTCGGGCCTGGGGCTGGCGGGGTTGGCGTTGTGGTTGGTCATGGCCGGCCGGGCCGGGTTGCTGTTGTGGCGCGCCGTCCGGGACACGGCTTCAAGTCTCGACCTGGCCTTGCTGCTGTCCCTGGTCGCCTTCCATGTCTATGCGTTTTTTCAGGAGATGTTCTACGTGCCGGCGGTGCTGTTCCTGCTGGCCCCGCCCCTGGCCCGGGCCATGGCCCTGGAAGGCCGGACCCGTCCCGGCCGCCTGGCGCGGTTGGCCGGGGGCATGGCCTGGGTCTTGGCCCTGGCCGGGCTGGTCGCCTATGCCGCTGATTTCGGGCTGTCCCGCACCCGGGAACGCCTGTCCCTGGCCCAGTGGCGAGCCGGCGAGGTGGTCTATGAGGGGTTTTATCCGCCGGAGAGGATGGACGGGCGGGAGATGCGTTGGAGCGCGGGCAACGCTGCCGTGCTGGTCGCGCCGGGTGAGGTGGAGCTGACGCTTTTTTCGCCCGTGCCCCAGGACGTGCTGCTGGTGTCCGACGCCGGCCCCCTGGACAAGCTGCGCCTGGGCGGCGAGCCGGCCACGCGGCGTTACCGGCTGCCCGACGCCGGCGACGGCCGGGCCAGGACGATCTTTGTCATGCCCGAGACGGCGTTTGTGCCCATGGCCCAAAACGGCGCGCCCGACCCCAGGCTGCTGGCGGTGGCGGTGGCGGTCCGGGCCGGACAAGAGGCGCGGGAAGTGCCCCCGACCCCGAGCGGGGCTGGCGGCCGGGAAGTTGAAAGAGGCGACGAACCTTAG
- a CDS encoding polysaccharide deacetylase family protein translates to MKKAYGLRVLFRALALLAALVLVSAASAGPCRAGMVTLVFDDGLSSVYQYAYPVLAKYGLVATTAVIADRVDSGDPDFMDEKQLKELQTAGWEIASHSLTHKRPIDIPKFIAEEKCLLLKPVAGHRPLYEAKYKYEELSGLMENGKVLRERASGKMVKNEPGSYYFDELIGEVIVHPFEAASAEKQQIVAISYEREMQASKEELEERGFKVSTYVTPHNYWTPEMSELSKRFYAQVANGGDDFNRKGSTDRYWLKRFVVHANDPAEAIIGLIKEHAMREDGWVIFCLHGIGSDLGWEPWDAAKLGQLADFLKKKAIPVVTLDKGVKLWVEGKGKPGV, encoded by the coding sequence ATGAAAAAGGCTTACGGCTTGCGTGTTTTATTCCGTGCCTTGGCCCTTTTGGCCGCCCTGGTCTTGGTTTCTGCCGCCTCGGCCGGACCGTGTCGGGCCGGCATGGTGACCCTGGTCTTCGACGACGGCCTGTCCAGCGTCTACCAGTACGCCTACCCGGTGCTGGCCAAGTACGGGCTGGTGGCCACCACCGCCGTCATCGCCGACCGGGTGGACTCCGGCGACCCCGACTTCATGGACGAAAAGCAGCTCAAGGAGTTGCAGACCGCCGGCTGGGAGATCGCCTCCCACAGCCTCACCCACAAGCGGCCCATCGACATCCCCAAGTTCATCGCCGAGGAAAAGTGCCTGCTGCTCAAGCCCGTGGCCGGCCACCGGCCGCTGTACGAGGCCAAATACAAGTACGAGGAACTTTCCGGCCTCATGGAAAACGGCAAGGTCCTGCGCGAGCGGGCCAGCGGCAAGATGGTGAAAAACGAGCCCGGCAGCTACTACTTCGACGAACTCATCGGCGAGGTCATCGTCCATCCCTTCGAAGCCGCCAGCGCCGAGAAGCAGCAGATCGTGGCCATCTCCTACGAGCGCGAGATGCAGGCCTCCAAGGAGGAGCTGGAAGAGCGGGGCTTTAAGGTCAGCACCTACGTCACGCCCCACAACTACTGGACGCCGGAGATGAGCGAGCTGTCCAAGCGCTTCTACGCCCAGGTGGCCAACGGCGGCGACGACTTTAACCGCAAGGGGTCCACCGACCGTTACTGGCTCAAGCGTTTCGTGGTGCACGCCAATGACCCGGCCGAGGCCATCATCGGGCTCATCAAGGAACACGCCATGCGCGAGGACGGCTGGGTGATCTTTTGCCTGCACGGCATCGGCTCCGACCTCGGCTGGGAGCCCTGGGACGCGGCCAAGCTCGGCCAGCTGGCCGATTTCCTCAAGAAAAAGGCCATCCCCGTGGTCACCCTCGACAAGGGCGTCAAGCTGTGGGTCGAGGGCAAGGGCAAGCCCGGCGTCTGA
- a CDS encoding sigma-54 dependent transcriptional regulator has protein sequence MAEKTILFVAPAQAVTQFFPDFKEAGIAAGIADSLASALAAIRKAPPTLIFSQAKMGVYTAESLLAEGKNDEQFPPVVVFTDRGTAAEAARCLELGAKDYWLEPLSWEKIQAMLPGESPARSVAVPLAASPVTASASRPASQPEASGKGFAVVGQHPAIRRVLALARQVARSKATVLISGESGTGKEMFARYLHASSDRADGPFVAINCAALPEHLLESELFGHEKGSFTGAIARKLGKFEMASGGTILLDEISEMDIGLQAKLLRVLQESEFDRVGGSETVHVDVRVLATTNRRMEEAVAEGKFRQDLYYRLNVIPLKLPPLRERGDDIPRLAQFFVEKFRKAYGLPPLAFSADAKEWLVAYDWPGNVRELQNLMERAVLLAGDGPIRKSHFLLDPDVWPGEEGEGADDDLAMAEDAEGLGDDAPADPFEAGAAVANLGEAPGGAPGEVVPLDIMERHMIIKSLDRTEGNRTQAAQLLGISVRTLRNKLNEYRKLGIDVP, from the coding sequence ATGGCGGAAAAGACAATACTTTTTGTCGCCCCGGCCCAGGCGGTGACCCAATTTTTCCCGGACTTCAAAGAAGCCGGGATCGCCGCCGGCATCGCCGACTCCCTGGCCTCGGCTCTGGCCGCCATTCGCAAGGCGCCGCCGACGCTGATTTTCTCCCAGGCCAAGATGGGCGTCTACACCGCCGAGAGTCTGCTGGCCGAAGGCAAGAACGACGAACAGTTCCCGCCGGTCGTGGTTTTCACCGACCGGGGCACGGCCGCCGAGGCCGCCCGCTGCCTGGAGCTGGGAGCCAAGGACTATTGGCTCGAACCGCTGTCCTGGGAAAAGATCCAGGCCATGCTGCCGGGCGAGTCCCCGGCCCGGTCCGTAGCCGTTCCCCTGGCCGCAAGCCCCGTCACCGCCAGCGCGTCCCGGCCGGCCAGTCAGCCCGAAGCCTCGGGCAAGGGCTTCGCCGTGGTCGGCCAGCATCCTGCTATCCGCCGCGTCCTGGCCCTGGCCCGGCAGGTGGCCCGCTCCAAGGCCACGGTGCTCATTTCCGGCGAATCCGGCACCGGCAAGGAAATGTTCGCCCGCTACCTCCACGCCTCCTCGGACCGGGCCGACGGCCCCTTCGTCGCCATCAACTGCGCCGCCTTGCCCGAGCATCTGCTGGAATCCGAACTGTTTGGCCACGAAAAAGGCTCCTTTACCGGAGCCATCGCCCGCAAGCTCGGCAAATTCGAAATGGCCAGCGGCGGCACCATCCTTCTTGACGAAATTTCCGAGATGGACATTGGCCTTCAGGCCAAGCTCCTGCGCGTGCTTCAGGAAAGCGAATTCGACCGGGTGGGCGGCTCCGAGACCGTCCATGTCGATGTGCGGGTGTTGGCCACCACCAACCGCCGCATGGAAGAAGCCGTGGCCGAGGGCAAGTTCCGACAGGACCTCTATTACCGCTTAAACGTCATCCCGCTCAAGCTCCCGCCCCTGCGCGAGCGCGGCGACGACATCCCGCGCCTGGCCCAGTTTTTCGTGGAGAAGTTCCGCAAGGCCTACGGCCTGCCGCCCCTGGCCTTTTCCGCCGACGCCAAGGAGTGGCTTGTCGCCTACGACTGGCCCGGCAACGTGCGCGAACTGCAAAACCTCATGGAACGCGCCGTGCTCCTGGCCGGCGACGGCCCCATCCGCAAATCGCATTTCCTGCTCGATCCCGACGTCTGGCCCGGCGAAGAAGGGGAGGGCGCGGACGACGACCTAGCCATGGCCGAGGACGCCGAGGGCCTGGGCGATGACGCCCCGGCCGATCCCTTCGAGGCCGGCGCGGCCGTGGCCAACCTCGGCGAAGCGCCCGGCGGCGCGCCCGGCGAGGTGGTGCCCCTGGACATCATGGAACGCCACATGATCATCAAAAGCCTGGACCGCACCGAGGGCAACCGCACCCAGGCCGCCCAGCTGCTGGGCATCTCCGTACGCACGCTGCGCAACAAATTAAACGAATACCGCAAGCTCGGCATCGACGTTCCCTGA